The DNA sequence ATCATTTAGATCAATGTTCCTCTTCCTAAGGATGCTGAACTATTCCTACTTGAAGCAATTCCGCCTTTCAAAGGAGCAACAGGTCTCATGGCTGGAATTAATTTAACATTAACAGAAGCTTGAATTGTAACCAGGCAAGTAGGCCTGTTTCTTTTAAACACTTTCTCTTGAAAAATAAGAGATGCAATTTGTAACAATAGAATCTGAAAATAAAATACCATCCATGTACCACTGAATGAAATATTTACGCCATTAACAGCCTTTGTACAGCTCCAGATACATTTACATGGTACATTTACATAAATACTATATGTATACATATTTACATATATAAATACattctgtatttattattattaacagtatttatataccgcttttcaactaaaagttcacaaagcggtttacagagaaaaatcaaataactaatggctccctgtccccaaagggctcacaatctaaaaagatgcaaaaagaacaccagcagacagccactaaaacagacactgctggggtgtatTTACATAATACAGTAAATTCCATTGCAAGAGATATCTCAAAGTTGCAACCTATTCTCCTGTAGTGAAAATGTGGATGTTCCCATTTACTTTGAACACAAGTAATAAAGAAAACATTTGGGAAATACAGAGATAGAAATATTTGCTAGCATGACCACTGCCAACCTAAACACATTTCTTTGTCAATAAGGCTTTCAGCCCCAAGCAACTGCTTAAAGTAAAAACTAGATCTGAAATAGTCATTGACTTAACTGGCCTTCTTTAATTTGGAAAAAGTTGTGTGATTTTACTGTAGACTTCCATTGGATCAAGTCTCACTAAAGCTCAGTCTCACACAGCCTGTAGTTTGCAGGGGTGTAGTGAATGGGGAAGGTAGGCGGAGCTCCAGTTCTTCTAGAGTAGGGCTTAGCTAAGAAGGAGGCAAATGGACACATTTGCCTGGGACACCTGTTAAGAtctagggccccaatcctatccaattttccagtgccagtgcagctgtgccaatgccccatgcactgcatcctgtggtggggaggcagtcccagaggcctccttaacataagggaacatttgttcccttacattggggttgcattgcagctgcaccagcgcttgaaaattggataggtttgggccctaggAGGCCACAATCTTTTCCAAGAGGTATTAGGTAGCTCATGTTACATAAAAGCTAAAAATGTATGCAGATTTTCCTGGTAATAACTTGTGTTGAACACACCTGAACGCTTATGAGTAAGCATTCATATGCTACCACTctgatatattttatatttatctggtatttttaaattccatttttcaactTTTATACCCTTATTTGAAACTACTGCAACCCACTCAGAATTTGGCATGAAATGAGCTCATCTTTAAAAGAAGTATTACAACTTTCAAAAGAGAAGTAAACAACagtatgctggaaaaaaaattgaatgcatTTGTACAGTCTTTTTGGGGTGGGTGTATGGAGAGCAGCTAGTGTCATGAGGAGCTCCTACACTTCAGAATGTACCATTAAGCCACTGGTTTTCTGCGCCTGGGCTATGCGCAGTTTGAGCAAGCACAAAGTGCCTGTTTCTCACTAAGAAGCAACCACCAGTTCTAGCCAGGCGCCTTAGGGTGCACTAGAAGGTCTTTCAGATCAGGATGCATTAATAGGTGACTTGCTTGACCTCAGCACCTGTTGTTTTCCAAACCAAGTACCAAGTAGGTGCCATAGGAGGCAGAGGTCCTAGGATCCATTTGGGTTCACATAGCTACTTGTATCCTCCTGGCATGTTGTCCAAGACCGGCatttgagcccaatcctctgcatgttaactcagaagtaagttccattagtcaggactgcagcttcagagcctaatcttatgcatatctactcagaagtaagccccattacagtcaattatagtcaatggggcttactcccaggaaagtgtggacgggGCTGTAGCTTTTGTTTGCATCTGCTGCGGTCTCTTCGCCCCTTACAAGCCGCTCTCGCAGGCCTGGCGCTCTCCCTGCTGGGCGGTGAGGGAGGCGGAGGGCGCTCTCGCTTGGCAGGGGCAGAACCAGAGTCCAGCGCGGTCGGTGAGGGCttgtggcggcggcggcgggcggTGCCGGTGGGGAGCCCGCCGTCGAGGGTGTCCGTCCGGGCAGCGGCAGAGGCTCTGCTGGAGACGGCGCGCCCAGGGCCGctggctgtggaacaggaggcacACGTAGGGGTTGAGCGCGCCGTTGGTGGCCGCCAGGAGGCTGCCCAGGCTGGCGCGGGCTTCCCGGGCGGCGGCGCTGCTGCTCTCCGGGGAGGCGAAGGCGGCGCCGAGCTCCAGCACGAAGCGCGGGAAGCCGCAGAGCGCGAAGAGCGCGGCCAGCGCCAGGGTCAGCTGCAGCGCCCGGGCGCGCGCGCGGGGCAGGCAGCGGGGCGCGGGCGGCGAGGGCAGGGCGCACGTGGCCGCGGGCAGGAGGCGCAGCAGGAGCGGTGGGGCCGGAGCGGGGCTGTTGCTGCCGCCGCCGGGCAGCTCGGCCCGGTAGAGGCGGGCGCTGCCCCCCGCCCCGTCCTCCTCTTTGGCGCGGGAGGCGCTCAGGGCGCTGAGGAGGCGGCCGCAAGTCCCGCCCAGGAGGCAGGCGGGCGCCACGAAGCCCACCACGGCCCCGTACACGGCGAAGACCTGGCCGTGCCAGCGGGGCCGCTGCGGGAAGACGCTGAGGCAGCCGCCGCCCTGGTGCGGCGGGGCCCGCGTGTGCACGAAGGCCTGGGGCAGAGCGAGCAGCAACGCCAGTAGCCAGCCCATCGCGGCCAGGGCGCCCCgggcgggcaggagggagggctgcGGCTGCGGCGGGCCGCTCGCCACGTGGCTGCGCTCCAGCGCGATCAGCACCAGCATGTGCGCCGGCGCCAGCACCCCGGAGCCCTGCAGGAAGCGGAGCAGGCGACAGGCGGCGTCCCCCGCCGGCCACTCCGCGTCCCCCCGCTCCGCCTCGGCGGCCGGAGGGagctgggagagcagcagcagcccgcaCCCGTAGAGGTCGGCGACGGCCAGGTGGGTCAGGAGGAAGTCCATCTTCCGCCGCCGCCCGAAGCGCCCCGCGCAGCAGCACCACCCGCCGCAGCGCAGCCGGTGCAAGAGCAGCCCGTTGCCGACCAGCGCCAGCAACAGGATCGCGGCCGCGGAGACGGTCCGCCCGGGCGTCGCCGACGGGGACGGGAAGGAGAGGTTCACGTTCCAGCCGGGATGCGGGGCGCTGGAGAGGTTGGGTCCAAGGGCAGCGTAGTCCGGGTTGAACACATCCTCGTCCATGGCTCGCTCTCCCTCAGGGAAAGAGGCGAGCCCCCAACTTTGGTTCTCCAGGAGAAACGGCGAGGATCGGGCGCGCCTTTCCTCGGCATATATAGGGCTCTGGCTGTCACCTGGCACTTACCGTGGGTGGGCGCACCGCGCTGCAGCCATCGCGTCTGCCCACCCCGCTCCCATCTCCCCCTCCTCTCCAATTCAGTCGCAACAGTTGTCTTTCACACCCACCGGAGCAAAGCCAGGGGCTCCGCATCATATTCGTCACAgtcatcagtgggggggggggcatcttgcATGCATGCCAGCCAGCACCATCCAGCAGATCAGACTTTTCTCCAGCTGAGCTCCCACCAGCTGTACTGCTTGCCCCAAACTGAATCATATACCTGGTGTGTGAGAAACCTGTTGCAAGGAAAGCAAACTTAGggccagttttccagtgctggtgcagctgcagctgtgccaatggggtgcatactgcatcctgtggtggggaggcagtcacaaaggcctcctcaaggtatgggaacatttgtgcctttacctcagggctgcattgcggctgcaccagtgctggaaagttgggtaggattgggcacatAATGGCTGCAGTCTTAATTTATTAAAACCAGTCAGGTTTACAATTGACATCACTTGAAACTGGATTGCATAGTCTTTCTAACCTTAACAGAACTAAGGTTGCAAGCTGACCAAGAAACCCAAACTATTCTTCTGCCTTTATCAGATGCTTCATCTACAAACACCAGCAGGTGAAACTTTTCACAGTACTGTGTAGAGATAAACATTATCAGTTATTAATATCAACATATCAAGCAGTTGTTAAAAGTGCAACTACAGTAATGGACAGTTTttgaaagttggcaaccctagatcCAAACGTcctccaagggtgcaatcctaaacatcacttgggctgacacaagtcccttgtgccaaccccAATAGTGTTGCAAAAGAAAGTAAGTACTTTCTGGAGAGATAGGCCAGCACACAAATATGCgtaggcctccctgtgccaatgtAGGCACAGGACGAAGGGTGAGTTGCATAGGCTGAGCCAATGAAGGGGCCTGGGGGCATTGTGAGGAGGAGGCttgaaggaggtgttttggggcaggggagggtggacggCAGGTGTTTTCAGGATGggtaggtggggagcaggaggcagggccaggatccggcggtTATGGCAGATCCTGATCCCGGGCAGCAGAGTGTGACtctgagctgctcagatctgtgtcaccttgtcagatggcgcagatctgagtagtcccattcgGGCTGCTGtagcacaacatggggtaagaggtaaggcttcctcttgccttgggctgcgcTGCTTTTGGTCCTGAACTTGTGCTGGCTACAGtgtaggccttctggcctgcctgcttccagagcaagttaggattgcaccctaactctgAAAGGTACCCTTTTTGCACCCACAGCTTCAGGGTGATTAAGAGAGTGTG is a window from the Tiliqua scincoides isolate rTilSci1 chromosome 2, rTilSci1.hap2, whole genome shotgun sequence genome containing:
- the GPR150 gene encoding probable G-protein coupled receptor 150; this translates as MDEDVFNPDYAALGPNLSSAPHPGWNVNLSFPSPSATPGRTVSAAAILLLALVGNGLLLHRLRCGGWCCCAGRFGRRRKMDFLLTHLAVADLYGCGLLLLSQLPPAAEAERGDAEWPAGDAACRLLRFLQGSGVLAPAHMLVLIALERSHVASGPPQPQPSLLPARGALAAMGWLLALLLALPQAFVHTRAPPHQGGGCLSVFPQRPRWHGQVFAVYGAVVGFVAPACLLGGTCGRLLSALSASRAKEEDGAGGSARLSPRCLPRARARALQLTLALAALFALCGFPRFVLELGAAFASPESSSAAAREARASLGSLLAATNGALNPYVCLLFHSQRPWARRLQQSLCRCPDGHPRRRAPHRHRPPPPPQALTDRAGLWFCPCQARAPSASLTAQQGERQACESGL